The DNA segment ATCGTGTTGGGACTAAGGTATAAAGCTTCAGCGATCTCAGGATTGGTTTTGCCCTCCACCATCAGCCGTAGCACGTCCAATTCTCGCTGCGATAACTGCCCCAGGTGACTCGATGGCATGGGAGGCTTGAGATGCTCGATAACTCGACGAGCAATTTGCGGGTCCAGATAAGTTGCGCCTTCTTGGGCCGCTCTAATGGCAGTCAGCAGCCGATCTACGCTAGAGCCTTTAATACAGTAAGCGTCTGCTCCACTAGAGAGGGCGGCGACAATTTCGGTCTCGGTGGTATGAGAGGTGAGAACCACTACCCGGACTTCTGGCAGGGCTGCTTTAATTTGTTGAGTCGCTGCAATGCCATCGAGTCGGGGTAAGCCGATGTCCATCACCACTAAATCTGGTTTAAGTCGGATGGCAGCGGCCACACCCAAGTAACCATCATCCGCTTGACCAACTACTTCAAATTCTGGATAGTCAGCCAACGCTTGTTCTAACCCTAACTGCATCATGGGGTCGTCTTCGACAAGCAGAATTCGTAACGGAGCGGATTGGGAGGGCAGATTCATAGAGTTTTCAGATCAGGCAAAAAAAGCCACAATGTCTTGATTGCGATCGCGTGCAGCAATTTTTGACAAGCGACGTGGTTGAGTATAAATCGATTAAATCAGCTAAAAACTGACTTATCCAGCATCAGGACACGACCTATACCATAATCTTGCCAGAGAATAGAAGGCGATCGCAGAACAAACAACACCCATTTTGGTGATCTAACTCAACTCATCCAAGTGGAGGAAGCTACTATGCTGGCGAGTAAGCCACCCTAGAGGGTAAGTTACTGGCTTCGTAGCCTAGTGGCGCGATGGCACCATTGGTTTGGCGACATCTGCTTGCCAGTTTACTTTGGCCCTGAGTTCTTGACTTGGAGCGAAGTTAGACGATGCACCCACAGTTCGTTATATTTGCTCTGCTTGGCAACCTATGCGCCTAAAGCGTCCTCAAGTTCTGCAATATTTGCTCTCGGTCGGTCTGCTGGCGATCGCCTATTTTGTCTCCGCTAAAATTTCGATTTCAGCCATTGGTCTGAATTCAGATGCCACACCGCTTTGGCCCCCCGCCGGAATTGCTTTAGCCGCTTTTTTGTTGCGGGGATCATGGCTATGGCCAGGGGTAATTTTAGGAGATTTCTTCCTCGTCCAGTCTTTGGGCGGTTCCCCGATAAATTCTGTGGTTTCTTCTGCGGGTAGTGTCGCCGAGGCAGTAGTCGCGACGATCGTATTGCGGCGCTTAGGATTTCAGCCTAATCTGGCTCGTTCGCAGGACGTTTGGGGTTTAATTGGAGCTGCCTTGTGCGTTCCTCTGATAAATGCTACCTGGAGCGCGATCATTGAGGGATCGCTGGGTACAATTCCGTGGAGCCAAGCTTGGGAAAACTGGTGGACGCTTTGGCTGGGCGATTGCATGGGCATTTTAGTCGCGGCCCCCGTCCTGTTGACCTGCCGCCAGTGGCCCTATTTGTTTCAAACGTCGCGGCAGCGGGTTGAGGGTGCTGTCTGGCTAAGCCTATTGTGTGCGGTGAGTTGGGTGGTGTTTGGCTCCCAGTCTGGGGCGGCGATCGCTCAGTACCCGCTGGAGTATTTACCGTTTCCTTTGGTAGTATGGGCCGCACTACGTTTTGGGCAATCGGGGGCTGTGCTAGCCAGCTTGGTTGTGTCTGGAATTGCGATTTTTGGTGCATTTCAAGGACATGGACCTTTTGTAGCCAAAGCCGAAACTCTGAATCAAGCAGTGCTGTTTTTGCAAGCGTTTATGGGGGTGGTGACGACCACGGCTTTGGTCTTGGCGGCGGCTGTAAATGAACGCCAACGCACCGCTGAACTATTGCAGAAAAGTGAGGCCAGTTTAGCGAATGCTCAACGGATTGCTCAGCTCGGCAACTGGGACTTGGATTGGCAGCAGCAGCAATTACGCTGGTCCGATGAGCTGTATCGCATCTTAGGGTTTCTGCCCAAAGTCTTTGCGCCAGAGCGGGCGGTAGCTCTACAGTCGATCCACCCCGACGATCGCGATCGCGTTCAGCAAACGTTAGAGCAGGCAATGGCTGAGCGTCAACCCGTCCGCATTGACTACCGAATTCTGCATCCCGATGGTACAGAGCGCTTGGTGTGTGAGCAACTTGCTTTTACGGGCCACGCTGTCACAGGAACAGTGCAAGACATTACAGAGCGCAAACAGGTAGAAGTTCAGCTCCAGGAAGCTTCGGAGCGAGTCCATGAAGCCCTGCGTAGTAGCCATTTGCTCACAGAGATTGCGCTCAAAATCCGGCGATCGCTCAATCTAGATCAAGTTCTCAATACCACCGTTACGGAAGTACGCCAATTTCTCCAGGCAGACCGCGTCTATATTGGTCATCTCGATCAGCAGGCCAAGGGCTATGTTTTGGCAGAGTCGGTGTTGGAGGCTTGGCCTTCGGTGATGTGTTTGGAATACGACGAAGAAGGTGTGCAAGAATTTCGGGCTTTGTTTGCCTCAGGCTGTAGCCGTGTGGTGGATGATGTGGCTCAGAGCCAGACAACACCCAAAATTGCTGCCTTCTATCAGCAATATCAAGTTAAGGCGAGCTTGGGAGTGCCGATTATTTTGGGCGATGAAGTCTGGGTGCTGGTGGCGAATCAGTGCGGGCATCCTCGTCAGTGGCAACCTTTTGAAGTCAACCTGCTAGAGCAATTGGCGACTCAGGTGGCGATCGCAATTCAGCAAGGGCAGCTTTACCAACAAGTGCAGACGCTCAATACCAATTTGGAGTCGCAAGTCGAAGAACGCACCGCCCAACTGCAACAAAAAATGCAGGAGTTACAAGACCTTAACCACTTTAAGGATATCTTTTTGCATGCGTTCTCCCACGATGTCCGAACCTCAATTATGGGCATGTCATTGATTTTGAAGAACTTGCAGAATAAGCCTGGAGACTCAGTTCCAGTGATGCGTTCGATGGTCGATCGCATGGTGCAAAGCAATGAACGTCAGTTGAACTTAATCAACTCCTTGCTAGAAGACCAATCGAGCGAAGGGCAACAAATCGTTTTAGCTTACGAAGCGGTACGTCTAGATGCGTTAGTCAACGATATTCTGGCCGACTTAGAACCCCTGTTGTCGCGCAACCAAGCCACGGTACAAAATCTATTGCCAGCTAATTTGCCGCCGTTGATTGCCGACCCCAATCAATTGCAGCAAGTGTTCAAAAACCTGATTACTAACGCCCTCAAGCACAATGCCCCCGGTGTACAGCTAACCCTGAGCGCTACTCTAGAAAACAGCCAAATCCGCTGTACCGTTGAAGACAATGGTGTGGGTATGGGCCGAGAGGTTTGCGATCGCCTCTTTAAGCTTTATGTCCGAGGCTTAGACAATCCGCACTTAACCGGGATTGGCTTAGGGCTTTACCTCTGTCGGCAAATCATCACGGCTCACGGGGGGCAAGTAGGAGTGGAGAGCCAGCCCGGAGCAGGTGCTAAATTCTGGTTTGTCTTGCCACTGGCAAAGCCATCTCTAGCAGGGCTGACGGCTGAGTCTGTTTACAACTCTCCTTCGCTGCGGTCTTCCATTAGTAAAATCACTCCTTGAATTTGGCCTACTACCCCTACTAAGGGTGTGCAGCTAACCCGACATTGAATCTGTCTGCCGCGACGGTTAATGGCATCAAGCAGGCTCTCTGAAGAACTATTAGCTTCACCTGCAAGACAAGTCCGGATGGGTTGTTTTAACTGCTCTACGGGTAAGCCAATGTCGATATTCAAGAAGTTTTGACCAATGGCTTCCTCGGTACGTAAGCCCCACAAATCCTCAGATTTGTAGTTCCAAGCTTGGATTTGTAAGTCCCGATTCACAACCACCACGCCACCTTTCAAGCTACTCAGGATTGCACCCAAGAAGGTATTGGCTTGGTTGAGTTCTTCGCTACTGCGTTGAAGTTCATCATTGACTGTATGGAGTTCTTCGTTAGTTGCCTGCAACTCCTCATTCATGGTTTCCAATTCTTCGTTGGTAGATTGCAGTTCTTCGTTGGTGGTTTCTAGCTCTTCGTTGCTAGATTGCAGTTCCTCGTTGGTGGTTTCTAGCTCTTCGTTGGTAGATTGCAGTTCCTCATAAGCCGTTTCTAACTCTTGGTTAGAGTGTTCGAGTTCCGCTTGCAAGTGTTTGTAGCGGGTGACATCTGTGAAGGTAACGCTAGCCCCTAGGATGGTGTTTTCTGTATCCAGTAGTGGTTCTACCTGAATGTCTAAAAAGATTCTTTCCGCTTGGGAAGCTAGCAATTCTACATCTCTGAGCATCAGCGGACGACGCTGATTATAGGCTTGCTCAATGCAAGAGCGTAACTCTACCGGACGGTAAGAAATTTCTAGATCTTGCAAAGGGCGACCCACGTCACGGGTGGTGATGTTAAAGAGTAAACGGGCTGGCTCATTTACCCAGGCCAGCGAACCGTTGGCATCAATGACAAAACAGGCTAATGGGCTGCGGTCAAAGGCCACTTCTCGCAACCGACGGTTGATGGAGTTATGACTGCTGATGTCTTCATTTCCCATTTGCATGATTAGAAGCTGCTCGCGAGAGTTCAGCCTAGGGACTTTGGTGAAAACGCGGCGCTTTAGCTCAATTGGCGTAAAAACGTTGGAATAGGTAAGCAACATTTCGGCTTTGCCTAAACACAAAAAGCCGTGATCGCGCAGGGCAAAGTGAAAACGGGCGATAATGCGGGCTTGCGTATCCGCATTGAAATACATCAAGGTATTGCGACAGATTAGCAGGTCAATCTTAGAAATAGGGGCATCTTGAATTAAATCGTGACGACCAAAAATCACCGATCGCCTTAATTCTTTACGAAAAGAGTAAGAGTTGTTTGACTGCTCAAAAAACAGCTCGATTTCTTCAGGAGATAAACCTTCTAACTCTCGCTCTAGGTAGGTGGCTTGTCGGGCTTGGTTCAGGGCTTCTTCATCGACATCGGTCGCATAAATCTTGACTCGCTCTCGAAACTGCTCCATGCCAATGATCTGAGCAATCACCATAGCGATCGTGTAAGCTTCCTGACCCGAAGCACAGCCTGCACTCCAAACCCGAATTGGGTCGCGGGCTTTTTTCAATGTCAAGATGCGAGAAATGATATCGCTGGCAATATACTCCCAAGTGGAGCGATCGCGGAAAAAGGAGGTCACATTGATGAGGAGAGTATTGAAGAGGTGATTAAACTCATCTGGGTGTACTTCTAGATAATCGAGGTAGGTGCTATACCCCTCAATGCCAACGACTTGCATCCGCTTGTTGACTCGGCGGATTAAGCTAGAGCGCTTGTAACCAGTAAAGTCGAATCCTCGACTCCGCTTAATGTAGTTTAGTAACGCTTCAAATTCAGGATTTTCACCAAAGTGGCTCATGGTTTAAGAGAAAAGCACTTAAATACTGTAGATTTTTTCAGTTGTTTCTAGTTTCGATGCCTTACAGCATCGTAGAGGAATTAGGAACTGAGCATACAGGCTAGCATTAGCACACAGCCTCATGACTTAACCTCATGACTTTGCTCTAGTAAATAGAGTAAGCGTGTTGGGTAAGCGGCTCACTCAGTTAAACCCTCTCTTGTCGCGTCAGGAGTACCCGTGACTATGACCTCAAAACCATCTAGCTCGAATACCTTTTCAGAAGAGCCGTGGCGTGGCCCAGAGGGGGGCAAACCGCAGGCCAAGAACCAGCAGCAAAATAACCAAAATAACAATGAGGAGCAGTGGCAAATTAATGAAGAACAGCGGCAGTCTAGGGAGGAGCAGCGCGAAAGTAACGAACTTCAGCGATTAAACTCAGAGCAGTGGCGTTACCAAGCAGAAGCCATTCGGGAAGTGCGGGAAGCAGCACGGCAAAACGCAGAGACAGCTAGGCGAGTTCAGGAAGAGATCCGTCATGCTGCTGAAGAGATGCGACACAGGGCAGAAGAGCTACGGCTAGCGACAGAAGCGGCTAGACAAGCGGCTGAAACAGCCCGACAAGCTGAGGAAGATGTCAGAGACGCGACAGAAATGGCGCGACAAGTAGAAGAAAAGGTGCGTCAGGCGATGCAGGAGCAGGAAAGGATTTTGGTAGAGATGCAGCAGACGGTGGAGTTGTATCGTCAAATGCGGGAAGAGTGAAGGATAGATGCCTTTAGCTTTCCCGCAGGGTGAGATCAGGGAGGGTTTAGCTGGCTTGGTCTGTTTCCCTGGCTTGAGGGCTCTGGAATAAGACTTGACGCAATAGCGAGGCGTTGTGCTCAGCTTCATGGGCTCGTTCTTGAAACTGATTTTCTGTCAGGATATGACGTTGTTGGCGGGCCTGACTCACCATGCGCCGTGCTAAAGCCGCTTTTTCTTCTAAGGCTCGGACTGCACACCATAGCGCCTGTTCTACCATATCGGCTTGCTCTGAAACTAAACTATCGAGGGAGTAAGCATGACCGACATGACAGCGAAAGCGGACTAGATTGTCATTTTGCAATTCCCAAAGCACGCCGCCACATTCGGGACAAGTGACCGCTGAAGACCTGTCAGTATACTCACCTTGCTCTAAAGCGGCTTTATCTTCAGCTACAATATCGGCTTCTTTTTCGCTCTGAGTCTTGTCGTTGGGGGTCATTGCTTTTTCCGGGATAGGTCTATCCACCAGCTTGCTTAAGATTAGGGCCATATCAGCAATCCGTAGAACATAGTCCACCTCAACGTTGTTGATGGCACTACGGGGCATGCTGTCAAATAGCGCTTCATCTGGATCTTGCGCGATCGCAATACCGTCTTGAGTTTTAATGAGTTCCAGACCAACTGTGCCATCGTCCAAGGCTCCAGACAGCACTACGCCAATGGCTCGCGGCCCATAGGCTTTGGCCACTGAGCGAAACAACGTATCAATGGCGGGTCGGTGGCCATTTTCGCGGGGACCATGACTCAGAGACAGATAACCTGGCTTGACTACCAAATGGTAATCAGGTGGGGCAATGTAAATGTGTCCTGGCAGAATTACTGCTCCATCTGCGGCGTGGCCCGCTGGTAAGGCGCTGAGACGGTTGAGGATTTTGGGCAAAACACTTCTACCGTGCGCAGGGAAGTGTACCACGACTAAGACTGCTGCCAGTAAATCAAGAGGCAAGGTTTTAACGACCTGAGCGATCGCCTCTACTCCACCCGCAGAAGCACCGATCGCAATCACGAAAGGTACATCTAAGCGGTCATGTTTGCCAGCAGACTGATTCAAAGCAGCCCTGCAACTAAAGGGATAACTTGAAAATACCAGAATTACTTGGAGAGTTTGTCCCTCTAGAGATAGCTTTAGAGCAGGCTGACTCGACGTGGCAGTTCTACCCGAAAAGTTGACCCCTGACCGAGCTGACTCTCTACGACAATTCTGCCTTGCATCAGCTTGACCAAAGAATCGGTAATGGAGAGCCCCAAACCTGTGCCACTATGCCGACGGATGATGGTTTGGTCGATTTGGCGAAAAGCCTGAAAAATATTCACCTGATCGACGGGATCAATGCCAATCCCTGTATCACTGACTGCGATCGCTACTTGCTCCTTCGACAACTCGTAAGCTTCTACCCGAATCGTGCCAGCATCCGTAAACTTAATCGCATTGGAAATCAAATTGATCAAGACCTGGCGCAAGCGGCTTGAGTCGTTGACGATCGCGATACTAGGCTGAGCGAGATGCACTTCTAAGCCCAAACGTTTTTCCATTGCTAGAGAGCGCATTTGTTCTGAGGCTGCCTGCACCAGTTGGCCCAAGTCCAACACTTCTAGCTTCATTTCCAAATGATTTTCTTTGAGCTTTGAGAAATCTAAAATTTCCTCGATCATGCTCAGTAAATGTTTACCATTTCTAAAAATGCATTCCAGCATGGCTCGTTGCTGCCGCTGCTTCTCTGGGTCAGACTGACGTAAGAGCAGATCAGAAAATCCCAAGATGGCATTCATGGGTGTGCGTAATTCATGGGATATAGTCGCCATAAACTGAGTTTTCAGGCGATCGGTCTCAGCTAAGTGCAGATTTTGCAGTTGTAACTGCTGAATTTGAGCTTCGGCTTGTTTGCGAGTGGTGATGTCTCGTATCAGCCAGCGTAGGGCAATTGCTTGGCCCGTGGAATGACAACGACCTACTTCTACCGTTAAAGCCGCATTAAAAAACCTGTCCCCTCGGCCCTGCAGCTGGACTTCCCACTCCTGCACTCGACTGATTTTGGATAGCTGATTGACGACAGAACGAAACTCCCGCCGAGAGTCTTCTGGCACAAAAGTGGCCAAAGGCTTGCCAATGAGATAGACGCGCCCAATATTGAACAACTTCATCGCTGCTTGGTTGGCTTCTTGAATCACTCCCTGAGCGTCTGTGACCAGATAGCCATCGGGGGCAGATTCAAATAATTCTACGTAGCGTTGCCGCTCCAACTCAACTGCTATTTGAGTGCGATAGAGTTCCTCATTTTGTTGGCGTAGCTCTTCTTCTGCAACGTGAAGTTCCTCTAGAGTTACCTGCAACTCTTCTAAAGATTCACTCAGGAGTTCAGGATATTTTCCAGAGTAGTTTTTAGCAGTTTCGAACAGCTTCTTGGTCTGTTGATGTATGCGATCAAGCTGCTGACCTAACATCCTCCCATCGCATTTAGCATTCATATTATCCTTGAGCAGAAATAGGGTTTTATTAAAAATGGAAAGCGCTGATTATTAAAGACGGGTACTCCCCTAGATGATAAATGCGCGACTAAGTTGAGAGCAGTTTACTAAAGTAATAAAGATCAAGGAACTGCATAAAGAAATTGATTTTCTGTTTTTCTGGTGATTCCCTTTAATAATAGTCAACTCTTACCTTTTGCTTTTCAGCCTAAAAGAAGATACTTGTAATTGATTCTTTAAAAAGCCTTGACAAAATATC comes from the Trichocoleus desertorum ATA4-8-CV12 genome and includes:
- a CDS encoding response regulator transcription factor encodes the protein MNLPSQSAPLRILLVEDDPMMQLGLEQALADYPEFEVVGQADDGYLGVAAAIRLKPDLVVMDIGLPRLDGIAATQQIKAALPEVRVVVLTSHTTETEIVAALSSGADAYCIKGSSVDRLLTAIRAAQEGATYLDPQIARRVIEHLKPPMPSSHLGQLSQRELDVLRLMVEGKTNPEIAEALYLSPNTIKTHIRGIMNKLAVDDRVQAAVVALRSGLV
- a CDS encoding MASE1 domain-containing protein yields the protein MRLKRPQVLQYLLSVGLLAIAYFVSAKISISAIGLNSDATPLWPPAGIALAAFLLRGSWLWPGVILGDFFLVQSLGGSPINSVVSSAGSVAEAVVATIVLRRLGFQPNLARSQDVWGLIGAALCVPLINATWSAIIEGSLGTIPWSQAWENWWTLWLGDCMGILVAAPVLLTCRQWPYLFQTSRQRVEGAVWLSLLCAVSWVVFGSQSGAAIAQYPLEYLPFPLVVWAALRFGQSGAVLASLVVSGIAIFGAFQGHGPFVAKAETLNQAVLFLQAFMGVVTTTALVLAAAVNERQRTAELLQKSEASLANAQRIAQLGNWDLDWQQQQLRWSDELYRILGFLPKVFAPERAVALQSIHPDDRDRVQQTLEQAMAERQPVRIDYRILHPDGTERLVCEQLAFTGHAVTGTVQDITERKQVEVQLQEASERVHEALRSSHLLTEIALKIRRSLNLDQVLNTTVTEVRQFLQADRVYIGHLDQQAKGYVLAESVLEAWPSVMCLEYDEEGVQEFRALFASGCSRVVDDVAQSQTTPKIAAFYQQYQVKASLGVPIILGDEVWVLVANQCGHPRQWQPFEVNLLEQLATQVAIAIQQGQLYQQVQTLNTNLESQVEERTAQLQQKMQELQDLNHFKDIFLHAFSHDVRTSIMGMSLILKNLQNKPGDSVPVMRSMVDRMVQSNERQLNLINSLLEDQSSEGQQIVLAYEAVRLDALVNDILADLEPLLSRNQATVQNLLPANLPPLIADPNQLQQVFKNLITNALKHNAPGVQLTLSATLENSQIRCTVEDNGVGMGREVCDRLFKLYVRGLDNPHLTGIGLGLYLCRQIITAHGGQVGVESQPGAGAKFWFVLPLAKPSLAGLTAESVYNSPSLRSSISKITP
- a CDS encoding PAS domain-containing protein; its protein translation is MSHFGENPEFEALLNYIKRSRGFDFTGYKRSSLIRRVNKRMQVVGIEGYSTYLDYLEVHPDEFNHLFNTLLINVTSFFRDRSTWEYIASDIISRILTLKKARDPIRVWSAGCASGQEAYTIAMVIAQIIGMEQFRERVKIYATDVDEEALNQARQATYLERELEGLSPEEIELFFEQSNNSYSFRKELRRSVIFGRHDLIQDAPISKIDLLICRNTLMYFNADTQARIIARFHFALRDHGFLCLGKAEMLLTYSNVFTPIELKRRVFTKVPRLNSREQLLIMQMGNEDISSHNSINRRLREVAFDRSPLACFVIDANGSLAWVNEPARLLFNITTRDVGRPLQDLEISYRPVELRSCIEQAYNQRRPLMLRDVELLASQAERIFLDIQVEPLLDTENTILGASVTFTDVTRYKHLQAELEHSNQELETAYEELQSTNEELETTNEELQSSNEELETTNEELQSTNEELETMNEELQATNEELHTVNDELQRSSEELNQANTFLGAILSSLKGGVVVVNRDLQIQAWNYKSEDLWGLRTEEAIGQNFLNIDIGLPVEQLKQPIRTCLAGEANSSSESLLDAINRRGRQIQCRVSCTPLVGVVGQIQGVILLMEDRSEGEL
- a CDS encoding chemotaxis protein CheB, producing MIAIGASAGGVEAIAQVVKTLPLDLLAAVLVVVHFPAHGRSVLPKILNRLSALPAGHAADGAVILPGHIYIAPPDYHLVVKPGYLSLSHGPRENGHRPAIDTLFRSVAKAYGPRAIGVVLSGALDDGTVGLELIKTQDGIAIAQDPDEALFDSMPRSAINNVEVDYVLRIADMALILSKLVDRPIPEKAMTPNDKTQSEKEADIVAEDKAALEQGEYTDRSSAVTCPECGGVLWELQNDNLVRFRCHVGHAYSLDSLVSEQADMVEQALWCAVRALEEKAALARRMVSQARQQRHILTENQFQERAHEAEHNASLLRQVLFQSPQARETDQAS
- a CDS encoding PAS domain S-box protein, whose amino-acid sequence is MLGQQLDRIHQQTKKLFETAKNYSGKYPELLSESLEELQVTLEELHVAEEELRQQNEELYRTQIAVELERQRYVELFESAPDGYLVTDAQGVIQEANQAAMKLFNIGRVYLIGKPLATFVPEDSRREFRSVVNQLSKISRVQEWEVQLQGRGDRFFNAALTVEVGRCHSTGQAIALRWLIRDITTRKQAEAQIQQLQLQNLHLAETDRLKTQFMATISHELRTPMNAILGFSDLLLRQSDPEKQRQQRAMLECIFRNGKHLLSMIEEILDFSKLKENHLEMKLEVLDLGQLVQAASEQMRSLAMEKRLGLEVHLAQPSIAIVNDSSRLRQVLINLISNAIKFTDAGTIRVEAYELSKEQVAIAVSDTGIGIDPVDQVNIFQAFRQIDQTIIRRHSGTGLGLSITDSLVKLMQGRIVVESQLGQGSTFRVELPRRVSLL